A genomic stretch from Larimichthys crocea isolate SSNF chromosome XXII, L_crocea_2.0, whole genome shotgun sequence includes:
- the acsl6 gene encoding long-chain-fatty-acid--CoA ligase 6 isoform X1 yields the protein MLAFVLVSGSLWIILELSSTLMEKMQAQEMMSGLRIPEMDELGQFFRSMPTSTLVGIGALTAVLAYWLATRPRPIKPPCSLLHQSEEVPHEDGGRRSMMGDSSKLLTHYHDDAKTMYEVFQRGLHISGDGPCLGSRLPNQPYKWMSYKEVTARAEHLGSGLLHQGCQPNPNQFIGVFAQNRPEWIISELACYTYSMVVVPLYDTLGPDAIRFIINTADISTVICDKVDKAQVLLDNVERKETPGLRRIILMDASDSALVEHGKVCGVHVQAMHEVEALGREHYRNPIPPVPDDLSIVCFTSGTTGNPKGVMLTHGNVVADFSGFLKVTDKVISPNQDDCLISFLPLAHMFERLIESVVYCHGGRIGFYQGDIRLLPDDMKALRPTIFPVVPRLLNRMYDKIFSQANSPLKRWLLNFAAKRKGAEVSSGIIRSDSIWDKIFFSKIQASLGGRLRMIITGAAPTSPSVLGFLRAALGCQVYEAYGQTECTAGCTFTTPGDWTPGHVGAPLPCNLIKLVDVPEKNYFASKGEGEVCVKGPNVFKGYLKDPERTAETLDADGWLHTGDIGKWLPNGTLKIIDRKKHIFKLAQGEYISPEKIENIYIRCQPVAQLYVHGDSLQSCLVGIVVPDPEVMPEWAKKKGIIGTYKDLCKNTELKKAILEDLVRLGKASGLHSFEQVKNIYIHNEMFSIENGLLTPTLKAKRPELKEFFKGKIDQLYSSISM from the exons AGCTGAGTTCCACCCTGATGGAAAAGATGCAGGCCCAGGAGATGATGAGCGGCCTGAGGATACCGGAGATGGATGAGCTTGGTCAGTTCTTTCGCTCCATGCCTACTTCAACGCTGGTGGGAATCGGCGCTCTGACCGCCGTGCTCGCGTATTGGTTGGCTACCAGACCCCGCCCCATCAAGCCGCCCTGCAGCCTGCTGCACCAATCTGAGGAGGTGCCG CATGAAGATGGAGGTCGCAGGTCCATGATGGGCGACAGCTCTAAGCTGCTGACTCATTACCATGACGACGCCAAGACCATGTACGAGGTCTTCCAGAGAGGCCTTCACATATCTG GTGATGGACCTTGCTTAGGCTCCCGGCTCCCTAACCAGCCCTACAAATGGATGTCATACAAAGAG GTGACAGCCCGGGCTGAGCATCTGGGTTCAGGCCTTCTGCATCAGGGCTGCCAGCCAAACCCAAACCAGTTCATAGGAGTGTTCGCCCAGAACAGGCCAGAG TGGATCATCTCAGAACTAGCTTGCTACACCTACTCCATGGTGGTGGTTCCCCTTTATGACACACTGGGCCCAGATGCCATACGGTTCATCATTAATACTG CTGATATCTCCACGGTCATCTGTGACAAAGTAGACAAAGCGCAGGTGCTACTGGATAATGTGGAGCGGAAGGAGACTCCGGGACTGCGAAGAATCATCCTGATGGATGCCTCTGACTCCGCCCTCGTGGAGCACGGCAAGGTCTGCGGCGTCCATGTGCAGGCCATGCACGAAGTCGAG gctCTGGGCAGAGAGCACTACAGAAACCCTATA CCACCAGTACCAGATGACCTTTCCATTGTATGTTTCACCAGTGGAACCACAG GAAACCCGAAGGGAGTCATGCTCACCCATGGGAACGTGGTGGCAGATTTCTCAGGCTTCCTCAAAGTGACAGAT AAAGTCATTTCCCCCAACCAAGATGATTGCCTCATTTCCTTCCTGCCACTGGCTCACATGTTTGAGAGGCTCATTGAG tCTGTGGTGTACTGCCATGGAGGACGAATTGGGTTCTATCAGGGCGATATCCGTCTCCTCCCAGATGACATGAAGGCCCTGCGGCCAACTATTTTCCCTGTGGTGCCTCGATTGCTCAACCGCATGTATGATAAG ATCTTCAGCCAGGCTAACAGTCCGTTGAAGCGTTGGCTGCTCAACTTTGCTGCCAAAAGAAAAGGTGCTGAAGTCAGCAGTGGGATCATTCGCAGTGACAGCATCTGGGACAAAATCTTCTTCAGCAAGAttcag GCCAGCCTGGGAGGGAGGTTGAGGATGATTATAACAGGAGCAGCTCCTACCTCGCCCAGTGTCCTGGGATTCCTCAGAGCAGCTCTGGGATGCCAg gtgtacGAGGCATACGGCCAGACAGAGTGCACTGCTGGCTGCACCTTCACCACACCTGGAGACTGGACCCCAG GTCATGTCGGGGCCCCACTTCCGTGTAACCTCATCAAACTGGTGGACGTTCCTGAAAAGAACTACTTTGCCTctaagggagagggagag GTTTGTGTGAAGGGACCAAACGTGTTTAAGGGCTACCTCAAAGACCCGGAGAGGACAGCTGAGACACTGGATGCAGACGGCTGGCTTCACACTGGAGATATCGGCAAATGGTTACCT AACGGCACACTGAAGATCATTGACAGGAAGAAGCACATCTTCAAGTTGGCGCAGGGCGAGTACATCTCCCCTGAGAAGATTGAGAACATCTACATTAGATGTCAACCTGTGGCACAGCTCTATGTTCATGGAGACAGCCTGCAG TCCTGTTTGGTGGGCATTGTGGTTCCTGACCCTGAAGTCATGCCTGAATGGGCCAAAAAGAAAGGCATAATAGGCACCTACAAGGACCTCTGTAAAAACACT GAATTAAAGAAGGCAATCCTTGAAGATCTGGTGCGTCTTGGCAAGGCCAGTGGCCTCCACTCATTTGAGCAG GTGAAGAATATCTATATCCACAACGAGATGTTCTCCATTGAAAACGGCCTCCTGACGCCGACACTAAAGGCCAAGAGACCGGAGCTGAAGGAGTTCTTCAAGGGGAAGATTGACCAGCTCTACAGCAGCATCTCCATGTGA
- the acsl6 gene encoding long-chain-fatty-acid--CoA ligase 6 isoform X2 → MEKMQAQEMMSGLRIPEMDELGQFFRSMPTSTLVGIGALTAVLAYWLATRPRPIKPPCSLLHQSEEVPHEDGGRRSMMGDSSKLLTHYHDDAKTMYEVFQRGLHISGDGPCLGSRLPNQPYKWMSYKEVTARAEHLGSGLLHQGCQPNPNQFIGVFAQNRPEWIISELACYTYSMVVVPLYDTLGPDAIRFIINTADISTVICDKVDKAQVLLDNVERKETPGLRRIILMDASDSALVEHGKVCGVHVQAMHEVEALGREHYRNPIPPVPDDLSIVCFTSGTTGNPKGVMLTHGNVVADFSGFLKVTDKVISPNQDDCLISFLPLAHMFERLIESVVYCHGGRIGFYQGDIRLLPDDMKALRPTIFPVVPRLLNRMYDKIFSQANSPLKRWLLNFAAKRKGAEVSSGIIRSDSIWDKIFFSKIQASLGGRLRMIITGAAPTSPSVLGFLRAALGCQVYEAYGQTECTAGCTFTTPGDWTPGHVGAPLPCNLIKLVDVPEKNYFASKGEGEVCVKGPNVFKGYLKDPERTAETLDADGWLHTGDIGKWLPNGTLKIIDRKKHIFKLAQGEYISPEKIENIYIRCQPVAQLYVHGDSLQSCLVGIVVPDPEVMPEWAKKKGIIGTYKDLCKNTELKKAILEDLVRLGKASGLHSFEQVKNIYIHNEMFSIENGLLTPTLKAKRPELKEFFKGKIDQLYSSISM, encoded by the exons ATGGAAAAGATGCAGGCCCAGGAGATGATGAGCGGCCTGAGGATACCGGAGATGGATGAGCTTGGTCAGTTCTTTCGCTCCATGCCTACTTCAACGCTGGTGGGAATCGGCGCTCTGACCGCCGTGCTCGCGTATTGGTTGGCTACCAGACCCCGCCCCATCAAGCCGCCCTGCAGCCTGCTGCACCAATCTGAGGAGGTGCCG CATGAAGATGGAGGTCGCAGGTCCATGATGGGCGACAGCTCTAAGCTGCTGACTCATTACCATGACGACGCCAAGACCATGTACGAGGTCTTCCAGAGAGGCCTTCACATATCTG GTGATGGACCTTGCTTAGGCTCCCGGCTCCCTAACCAGCCCTACAAATGGATGTCATACAAAGAG GTGACAGCCCGGGCTGAGCATCTGGGTTCAGGCCTTCTGCATCAGGGCTGCCAGCCAAACCCAAACCAGTTCATAGGAGTGTTCGCCCAGAACAGGCCAGAG TGGATCATCTCAGAACTAGCTTGCTACACCTACTCCATGGTGGTGGTTCCCCTTTATGACACACTGGGCCCAGATGCCATACGGTTCATCATTAATACTG CTGATATCTCCACGGTCATCTGTGACAAAGTAGACAAAGCGCAGGTGCTACTGGATAATGTGGAGCGGAAGGAGACTCCGGGACTGCGAAGAATCATCCTGATGGATGCCTCTGACTCCGCCCTCGTGGAGCACGGCAAGGTCTGCGGCGTCCATGTGCAGGCCATGCACGAAGTCGAG gctCTGGGCAGAGAGCACTACAGAAACCCTATA CCACCAGTACCAGATGACCTTTCCATTGTATGTTTCACCAGTGGAACCACAG GAAACCCGAAGGGAGTCATGCTCACCCATGGGAACGTGGTGGCAGATTTCTCAGGCTTCCTCAAAGTGACAGAT AAAGTCATTTCCCCCAACCAAGATGATTGCCTCATTTCCTTCCTGCCACTGGCTCACATGTTTGAGAGGCTCATTGAG tCTGTGGTGTACTGCCATGGAGGACGAATTGGGTTCTATCAGGGCGATATCCGTCTCCTCCCAGATGACATGAAGGCCCTGCGGCCAACTATTTTCCCTGTGGTGCCTCGATTGCTCAACCGCATGTATGATAAG ATCTTCAGCCAGGCTAACAGTCCGTTGAAGCGTTGGCTGCTCAACTTTGCTGCCAAAAGAAAAGGTGCTGAAGTCAGCAGTGGGATCATTCGCAGTGACAGCATCTGGGACAAAATCTTCTTCAGCAAGAttcag GCCAGCCTGGGAGGGAGGTTGAGGATGATTATAACAGGAGCAGCTCCTACCTCGCCCAGTGTCCTGGGATTCCTCAGAGCAGCTCTGGGATGCCAg gtgtacGAGGCATACGGCCAGACAGAGTGCACTGCTGGCTGCACCTTCACCACACCTGGAGACTGGACCCCAG GTCATGTCGGGGCCCCACTTCCGTGTAACCTCATCAAACTGGTGGACGTTCCTGAAAAGAACTACTTTGCCTctaagggagagggagag GTTTGTGTGAAGGGACCAAACGTGTTTAAGGGCTACCTCAAAGACCCGGAGAGGACAGCTGAGACACTGGATGCAGACGGCTGGCTTCACACTGGAGATATCGGCAAATGGTTACCT AACGGCACACTGAAGATCATTGACAGGAAGAAGCACATCTTCAAGTTGGCGCAGGGCGAGTACATCTCCCCTGAGAAGATTGAGAACATCTACATTAGATGTCAACCTGTGGCACAGCTCTATGTTCATGGAGACAGCCTGCAG TCCTGTTTGGTGGGCATTGTGGTTCCTGACCCTGAAGTCATGCCTGAATGGGCCAAAAAGAAAGGCATAATAGGCACCTACAAGGACCTCTGTAAAAACACT GAATTAAAGAAGGCAATCCTTGAAGATCTGGTGCGTCTTGGCAAGGCCAGTGGCCTCCACTCATTTGAGCAG GTGAAGAATATCTATATCCACAACGAGATGTTCTCCATTGAAAACGGCCTCCTGACGCCGACACTAAAGGCCAAGAGACCGGAGCTGAAGGAGTTCTTCAAGGGGAAGATTGACCAGCTCTACAGCAGCATCTCCATGTGA